A single window of Paenibacillus sp. DNA harbors:
- a CDS encoding carbohydrate ABC transporter permease has translation MRTSIGSKLFDAFNYTFLGLYGLATLLPFVYVVAGSFTSPQEFITKKIVLFPTQFSLEGYKYIFSTEVLLGSLGVTIFITVAGTAINLLFTCLMAYPLARKDLDGRRIILLGVVFSMLFSGGMIPTFLVVKSLGLINSYWSLLLPGAISAFNLIVLKNFFQQLPEGLEEAAKIDGCNDLRILWQIVLPLSLPAIATFALFYAVNHWNSFFQAILYINDNYKWPIQVWLRQIVILSSGGLGDSAVFDSNYIVPPGQIIKMAVIVISTLPILLVYPFLQKHFAKGALIGSVKG, from the coding sequence ATGAGAACGTCGATCGGAAGCAAGCTCTTTGACGCTTTTAACTACACGTTCTTAGGGTTGTACGGATTAGCGACGCTGCTGCCGTTCGTGTACGTCGTCGCGGGTTCGTTCACCTCGCCGCAGGAGTTCATCACCAAGAAGATCGTATTATTTCCCACGCAATTTTCGTTGGAGGGATATAAATACATTTTCTCCACAGAGGTGCTCTTAGGCAGTCTCGGGGTTACGATCTTCATTACGGTCGCCGGCACCGCGATCAATCTGCTGTTCACATGCTTAATGGCGTATCCGCTCGCGAGGAAGGATCTGGACGGTCGACGGATCATCCTGCTCGGGGTCGTCTTCTCGATGCTCTTCAGCGGCGGCATGATTCCTACGTTCTTGGTCGTGAAATCGCTCGGACTGATCAACTCGTACTGGTCGCTGCTGCTGCCCGGGGCGATCAGCGCGTTCAACTTGATCGTACTGAAGAACTTCTTCCAGCAGCTCCCGGAAGGGCTGGAGGAGGCGGCGAAGATCGACGGCTGCAACGACCTTCGCATCCTGTGGCAGATCGTGCTGCCGCTCTCGCTGCCGGCGATTGCCACATTCGCATTGTTTTACGCCGTTAACCACTGGAACTCGTTCTTCCAGGCGATTCTGTATATCAACGACAACTACAAGTGGCCGATTCAAGTTTGGCTGCGGCAGATCGTCATTCTGTCCTCCGGGGGGCTCGGCGACTCCGCCGTCTTCGATTCCAACTATATCGTGCCGCCCGGACAGATCATCAAGATGGCCGTCATCGTCATCTCGACGCTGCCGATTCTGCTCGTATACCCGTTCCTGCAGAAGCATTTTGCGAAAGGTGCCTTGATCGGTTCCGTGAAAGGGTAG
- a CDS encoding extracellular solute-binding protein: MAKMWNANAMKWSVAGMSLAIALAGCNGGGTAPVAKENDTGTPAGTDTPAAADKPFVITMMNLSVLAEPPKENDPVIAEVEKLTNTDLQIQWVPNGTYDEKFNATIASGQMPMVILTSVTPFNSNLKGAMRDGYFWELGPYLKEFPNLEKALNPQVLKNTAVGGKTYGLNRARSLVGDGMIYRTDWLNNLGLKPPTTLDEMYEVIKAFATQDPDGNGQHDTIGLAEEKSVRGFKFILAATGGGNVWEIKDGKIVPAHESQAYIDAMNWYKRLYDEKLINQDFAITERTQNIDNGNKGLFGFRLGDNDFITRHSELFKLNPNAELDTSSILNGANGQKLLMDNGLSGSFLIPKETVKTEEELKRILQYFDTLSTPEGQNIFEWGIEGVHYTVKDGKAERTPEQSAKYAAEVIHLQQAMQIADGSLAMEGTLDKYTAKYKKAKKEAAAIPDVFVVNPAAGYNSPTYDEKRTALDKLINDARVKYIMGEIDEAGWKAVLENWHRSGGDQVLEELNKEYQADPNKK; the protein is encoded by the coding sequence ATGGCGAAGATGTGGAACGCGAATGCAATGAAATGGTCTGTCGCAGGAATGTCGCTGGCGATCGCGCTTGCAGGCTGCAACGGCGGAGGGACGGCGCCCGTCGCGAAGGAGAACGATACGGGTACGCCGGCGGGGACGGATACGCCAGCGGCGGCGGACAAACCGTTCGTCATTACCATGATGAACTTGTCCGTGTTGGCCGAACCGCCGAAGGAGAACGATCCGGTGATCGCCGAGGTCGAGAAGCTGACGAACACGGACCTTCAAATTCAATGGGTGCCGAACGGCACCTACGACGAGAAGTTTAACGCGACGATCGCGTCTGGTCAGATGCCGATGGTCATCCTCACGTCCGTCACCCCGTTCAACTCCAATTTGAAGGGCGCCATGCGCGACGGGTATTTCTGGGAACTTGGCCCGTACCTGAAAGAATTCCCGAATCTCGAGAAGGCGCTCAATCCGCAAGTGTTGAAGAACACGGCGGTCGGCGGCAAGACGTACGGCCTGAACCGCGCGCGTTCGCTGGTCGGAGACGGCATGATTTACCGCACGGATTGGTTGAACAATTTGGGACTGAAGCCGCCGACGACGCTCGATGAAATGTACGAAGTCATCAAGGCGTTCGCGACGCAGGACCCCGACGGGAACGGTCAGCACGACACGATCGGTCTCGCCGAGGAGAAGAGCGTCCGCGGATTTAAGTTCATCTTGGCGGCGACCGGCGGCGGGAACGTATGGGAAATCAAGGACGGCAAGATCGTCCCCGCGCACGAAAGCCAGGCGTATATCGACGCGATGAATTGGTACAAACGGCTGTACGACGAGAAGCTGATTAACCAAGACTTCGCGATCACGGAGCGTACCCAGAATATCGACAACGGCAACAAGGGGCTGTTCGGCTTCCGCCTCGGCGACAACGACTTCATCACGCGCCACTCGGAGCTGTTCAAGCTGAACCCGAACGCGGAGCTCGACACGTCGAGCATCCTGAACGGGGCGAACGGCCAGAAGCTGCTCATGGACAACGGATTGTCCGGCAGCTTCCTGATTCCGAAGGAAACCGTCAAGACAGAAGAGGAATTGAAGCGGATTCTGCAATATTTCGATACGCTCTCCACGCCGGAAGGGCAGAACATCTTCGAGTGGGGCATCGAAGGCGTTCACTATACGGTGAAGGACGGCAAGGCGGAACGCACGCCGGAGCAATCCGCGAAGTACGCGGCGGAGGTCATCCACCTGCAGCAGGCGATGCAGATTGCCGACGGCTCCCTCGCCATGGAAGGCACGCTCGACAAATACACGGCTAAGTACAAGAAGGCGAAGAAGGAAGCCGCTGCGATCCCGGACGTCTTCGTCGTGAACCCGGCCGCGGGGTACAATTCCCCGACGTACGACGAGAAGCGCACGGCGCTGGATAAGCTGATTAACGACGCGCGCGTCAAGTACATCATGGGCGAGATCGACGAGGCCGGCTGGAAGGCCGTTCTGGAGAACTGGCACCGCTCCGGCGGGGATCAAGTGCTCGAGGAGCTCAACAAGGAATATCAAGCCGATCCGAACAAGAAGTGA
- a CDS encoding mandelate racemase/muconate lactonizing enzyme family protein: protein MKITELTCYSAKGLLYIKLDTDEGISGFGECSPMQIETTLQLLRNVVKPQVLGMSPFDGEKMEERVLTKHYKLSGQLLAMAYSGVEIACWDIRAKAARQPLYNLLGGLYRAEVPLYGSSMSRDLPPTEEAAKLREMLDRFRFPAVKIKVGPRMGSGLPVRLEDDAAKVKAVREAVGPDVKLMVDGNSSYSYAQAVQLYDKIKEYDIHHYEEPCPYYDVEAYVKLAASLPVPIHVGEQDWNIYTFRDFIARGACHMYAADPIKCGGLSNAKRAAALCRAFGVQYVPHNTTRGIGFAAALHLAASTPECSGYYEYSIEKDNLREQFLRAPFEPNDGRIVVPTGEGLGIEVDVEKMEALLQVTR, encoded by the coding sequence TTGAAGATTACCGAACTGACGTGTTACTCCGCTAAAGGGTTATTGTATATTAAGCTGGATACCGACGAGGGGATCTCGGGGTTCGGAGAATGCAGTCCGATGCAAATCGAGACGACGCTGCAGCTTCTCCGGAACGTCGTGAAGCCGCAGGTGCTCGGGATGAGTCCCTTCGACGGCGAGAAGATGGAAGAGCGCGTGCTGACGAAGCATTACAAGCTGTCCGGTCAGCTGCTGGCGATGGCGTACAGCGGCGTGGAGATCGCTTGCTGGGACATTCGGGCGAAGGCGGCGAGGCAGCCGCTGTACAATTTGCTCGGAGGATTGTATCGTGCCGAAGTTCCGTTATACGGCTCCAGCATGAGCCGGGATTTGCCGCCGACGGAGGAAGCCGCGAAGCTGCGGGAGATGCTGGATCGGTTCCGGTTCCCGGCGGTCAAAATCAAGGTCGGGCCGCGCATGGGCTCGGGGTTGCCGGTACGCCTCGAAGACGACGCCGCCAAAGTGAAGGCCGTCCGCGAAGCCGTCGGTCCCGACGTGAAGCTGATGGTGGACGGAAATAGTTCGTATTCATACGCTCAGGCCGTTCAACTGTATGATAAAATCAAGGAATACGACATTCATCATTACGAAGAGCCGTGCCCCTATTACGACGTCGAGGCGTATGTCAAACTCGCCGCCTCGCTCCCGGTGCCGATCCATGTCGGCGAGCAAGACTGGAATATATATACGTTCCGGGATTTCATCGCGCGCGGGGCATGCCATATGTACGCGGCGGACCCGATCAAGTGCGGGGGGCTGTCGAACGCCAAGCGGGCCGCGGCGCTGTGCCGGGCGTTCGGCGTCCAATACGTGCCGCATAACACGACGCGCGGCATCGGCTTCGCGGCCGCTTTGCATCTTGCGGCGAGTACCCCGGAATGTTCGGGCTACTACGAATATTCGATCGAGAAAGACAATCTTCGCGAGCAATTCCTTCGCGCGCCGTTCGAGCCGAACGACGGGCGGATCGTAGTGCCGACTGGGGAAGGACTCGGCATCGAGGTCGACGTCGAGAAGATGGAAGCGCTGTTGCAGGTTACCCGATAA
- a CDS encoding helix-turn-helix domain-containing protein yields the protein MFTYNKYLTKMIVFTVGISTLPIILLGLFFYIKTSGTVQEKVNHGNILLLEQTHLRIEQVLGALDLQIERLAESPFVAEALEEGITPSKFMLVQQLHRSMSQVQTLDIGIRDVHLIDLNRGTILNSDGLNPLSQAEMVSIDRYRELDRTKFWAADTEEVLKGGRDASFSIRLVKKVPAFAERPNGMLIIDIPGNQLRNYLIEKNALGDILILDENYRLLTAQNESVIGDAAVLDALIARLKASEDPSGLYETSFGGKQVGVAYQRSTFNGWIYISIIPIDLVRLESRQTGALILIASIAMLLFAVAISLAGSHRMYTPIQRLYQSLFVHADKGRKRLDEFRAIHEGFASMRRTQLEMADSLRSHTRQLEEYYVLKLIRGEIPPSKIYEKLEFVQVDATKWKHMALLTIQIDTLRGTRYSDGDSELLLFAINNIVGDLVPEHRRLRPIVADSFQVTLVFDDPNANEDFRTSVYSLAKRIQEGIESCLALRVSIGVSRMYSGPKDAKIAYREARDALKYRVLYGQKTILRIEDVQPAQAVATQYPKDLERQILDAVKMADREGLPPLLDAFFKDIGGQYHNYNDYQIAVTRFFVNLIRLLQESGVPQLEPFGGEPPRLEQLHALASVQDVRDWFAGQLIGPMMRVFEEQRKNRHRTISQEIVEMIHRDYDTDLTLESCSHALNYHPSYISKVLRQELGISFSDYLLRYRIQKAKEMLEETDLKVSEIAEKLGYNNSQNFIRSFRKLAGTTPGSYREDYHRGRYKAN from the coding sequence ATGTTTACCTATAATAAATATCTGACGAAGATGATCGTCTTTACTGTCGGGATCAGCACATTGCCCATTATTTTGCTAGGCCTCTTCTTCTACATTAAGACATCGGGCACCGTGCAAGAGAAGGTGAACCACGGGAACATCCTTCTTCTCGAGCAGACGCACCTGCGCATCGAGCAGGTGCTCGGCGCGCTCGATCTGCAGATCGAACGGCTGGCCGAAAGCCCGTTTGTCGCCGAGGCGCTGGAAGAAGGCATTACGCCGTCCAAGTTCATGCTTGTTCAGCAGCTCCATCGTTCGATGTCTCAGGTGCAGACACTGGATATCGGCATTCGCGACGTGCACTTGATCGACTTGAATCGAGGCACCATCCTCAACAGCGACGGACTGAACCCGTTGTCCCAGGCGGAGATGGTCTCGATTGACCGCTATCGGGAGCTGGATCGGACGAAGTTTTGGGCCGCTGATACGGAAGAGGTGCTGAAGGGCGGGAGGGACGCATCGTTCAGCATCCGCCTCGTCAAGAAGGTGCCGGCCTTCGCCGAACGACCGAACGGCATGCTCATTATCGATATCCCCGGGAATCAACTGCGTAATTATTTGATCGAGAAGAACGCGCTGGGCGACATCCTCATCCTAGATGAGAATTATCGGCTGTTGACCGCGCAAAATGAAAGCGTTATCGGAGATGCGGCAGTGTTGGATGCGCTGATCGCCCGCCTGAAGGCGTCCGAGGACCCTTCCGGGTTGTACGAAACGAGCTTCGGAGGGAAGCAGGTCGGCGTGGCGTATCAACGTTCGACCTTCAACGGCTGGATCTACATTTCGATCATCCCGATCGACCTGGTCCGGTTGGAATCGCGGCAGACCGGCGCGCTCATCTTGATCGCCAGCATCGCCATGCTGCTGTTCGCGGTCGCCATTTCGCTCGCCGGTTCGCACCGGATGTATACGCCGATCCAGCGGCTGTATCAATCGTTGTTCGTGCATGCGGACAAAGGACGGAAGCGGCTCGACGAATTCCGCGCCATCCATGAGGGCTTCGCCAGCATGCGAAGAACCCAGCTCGAGATGGCCGATTCCCTTCGGTCCCATACGCGGCAGCTGGAGGAGTACTACGTCCTTAAGCTCATTCGGGGAGAGATCCCGCCTTCGAAAATTTACGAGAAGCTCGAGTTCGTGCAGGTCGACGCGACGAAGTGGAAGCATATGGCCCTTCTGACGATTCAGATCGACACGCTGCGGGGGACCCGGTACAGCGACGGCGACAGCGAGCTGCTGCTCTTCGCCATCAATAACATCGTGGGCGATCTCGTGCCAGAGCACCGGCGGCTGCGACCGATCGTGGCGGACTCCTTCCAAGTGACGCTGGTGTTCGACGATCCGAACGCGAACGAGGATTTCCGAACGTCCGTCTATTCCCTGGCGAAACGCATTCAAGAGGGCATCGAAAGCTGCCTCGCGCTGCGCGTCAGCATCGGCGTCAGTCGGATGTACAGCGGACCGAAGGATGCGAAGATCGCATACCGGGAGGCAAGGGACGCGCTAAAATACCGCGTGCTGTACGGACAGAAGACGATCCTTCGCATCGAGGACGTCCAACCCGCACAAGCGGTCGCGACGCAATATCCGAAGGACTTGGAGCGGCAAATTCTCGATGCGGTGAAGATGGCGGACCGGGAAGGGCTGCCGCCGCTGCTCGACGCGTTCTTCAAGGACATCGGCGGGCAGTACCATAATTACAACGATTACCAAATTGCCGTCACCCGGTTTTTCGTAAACCTCATTCGGCTGCTGCAAGAGAGCGGCGTTCCGCAGCTGGAGCCGTTCGGCGGGGAACCGCCGCGGCTCGAGCAGCTGCATGCGCTCGCGTCCGTCCAAGACGTGCGCGACTGGTTCGCCGGGCAGCTGATCGGACCGATGATGCGCGTCTTCGAGGAGCAGCGGAAGAATCGGCACCGGACGATCTCCCAGGAAATCGTGGAAATGATTCATCGAGACTACGATACGGATCTTACGCTGGAATCGTGCTCTCACGCGCTGAACTACCACCCGAGCTACATCAGCAAGGTGCTTCGCCAGGAGCTCGGCATCAGCTTCAGCGACTATTTGCTGCGATACCGCATCCAGAAAGCCAAGGAGATGCTGGAAGAGACCGATCTGAAGGTGTCCGAGATCGCGGAGAAGCTGGGCTATAACAACTCTCAGAACTTTATCCGCTCGTTCCGCAAGTTGGCGGGAACGACGCCGGGATCGTATCGCGAGGACTACCATCGGGGTCGGTATAAAGCGAATTAG
- a CDS encoding tartrate dehydrogenase, translated as MHTYRIAVIPGDGIGKEVVPAALEVLDAIAALHGGIAFRYDTFPWSCDYYLTYGTMMPDDGLRTLQDYDAIFLGAVGDPARVPDHVSLWGLLIAIRREFEQAINLRPAKLFRGLPSPLRQPNDFDFVVVRENSEGEYSEIGGRIHKGADELAVQSAIFTRRGTEQAIRYAFELAGKRRGRVTSATKSNGIVHSMPFWDQVFREVGAEYPDVAAGSAHVDALAAFLVTKPETFDVIVGSNLFGDILTDIGAAIMGGIGIAPAANLNVNGKYPSMFEPVHGSAPDIAGLGIANPIGQIWTAKLMLDHLGHPDMGAHLLQVVEDVTEAGVKTRDLGGTASTLEVSRDIVRRLKQ; from the coding sequence GTGCACACCTACCGCATTGCGGTCATCCCCGGCGACGGCATCGGCAAAGAAGTGGTTCCCGCCGCGCTCGAGGTGCTGGATGCGATCGCCGCGCTGCACGGCGGCATCGCCTTCCGATACGACACGTTCCCGTGGAGCTGCGATTATTACTTGACCTATGGGACAATGATGCCGGACGACGGACTGCGGACGCTGCAAGATTACGACGCGATCTTCCTTGGCGCCGTCGGCGATCCCGCGCGCGTACCGGACCATGTATCGCTGTGGGGCTTATTGATCGCGATCAGGCGCGAATTCGAGCAAGCGATTAATCTGCGCCCCGCGAAGTTGTTCCGCGGGCTTCCCTCGCCGCTGCGGCAGCCGAACGATTTCGACTTCGTCGTCGTACGGGAGAACAGCGAAGGGGAATACAGCGAGATCGGCGGGCGCATTCATAAGGGCGCGGATGAGTTAGCCGTCCAGAGCGCGATCTTCACGCGGCGCGGGACCGAGCAAGCGATTCGGTACGCGTTCGAACTGGCGGGCAAGCGCCGGGGACGCGTCACAAGCGCGACCAAGTCGAACGGCATCGTCCACTCTATGCCGTTCTGGGATCAAGTGTTTCGCGAGGTCGGCGCCGAGTATCCGGACGTCGCGGCCGGTTCCGCGCACGTCGACGCGTTGGCGGCGTTCCTCGTCACGAAGCCGGAGACGTTCGACGTCATCGTCGGCAGCAATCTGTTCGGCGACATTCTAACCGATATCGGCGCCGCGATCATGGGCGGCATCGGCATCGCGCCGGCCGCGAACTTGAACGTGAACGGCAAGTATCCGTCCATGTTCGAGCCGGTGCACGGCTCCGCGCCGGACATCGCGGGCCTCGGCATCGCCAATCCGATCGGGCAAATCTGGACGGCCAAGCTGATGCTGGACCATCTCGGGCACCCGGACATGGGCGCGCATCTGCTGCAGGTCGTCGAGGACGTCACGGAAGCCGGCGTCAAGACGAGAGACCTGGGCGGGACGGCTTCGACGCTGGAAGTGTCGCGGGACATCGTACGTCGATTGAAACAATAA
- a CDS encoding mandelate racemase/muconate lactonizing enzyme family protein, giving the protein MNPMYRDLSYLYLDPSRACVGQGVDAALLEAAANAPVLRVRTAEPVVIASVELLFNHGQYFVRTRSKDGAEGIAVASDRASYLHPLLREQIVPYFLGKDARQLEQLIDGVYGYDNNYKLSGLAFWCCVSWVEASLLDLLGRIEGRPIGDLLGAVIRDEVPIYVASGNRGTTPEEEIEVLQGRMAETGARAVKFKIGGRMSRNADSISGRSERLIALARKTLGDEIAIHADGNGSYDPDFAIEYGHLLEDIGAFFYEEPCPFDHLEETLAVANALDIPLAFGEQETSLRRFRWIVERDAAQVMQPDLQYNGGFIRTTRVARMAALKGIPVTPHISSGFGYAYMLHFASYIPNLGAFQELKSGVAETGGLFDPMLQVQDGVMKTPRGPGLGLDESVVRGMLRHAHTLW; this is encoded by the coding sequence ATGAACCCTATGTATCGGGATCTCTCCTATTTGTATTTGGACCCGTCTCGCGCGTGCGTCGGGCAGGGGGTCGACGCAGCGCTGTTGGAGGCGGCGGCGAACGCCCCCGTGCTTCGGGTCCGGACCGCCGAGCCCGTCGTCATCGCTTCCGTCGAGCTGTTGTTCAACCACGGGCAGTATTTCGTTCGGACCCGCTCGAAGGACGGCGCCGAAGGGATCGCCGTCGCCAGCGACCGAGCTTCGTACCTGCATCCTTTGCTTCGGGAGCAAATCGTTCCGTACTTTCTCGGCAAAGACGCGCGGCAGCTCGAGCAGTTGATCGACGGCGTGTACGGGTATGACAACAACTACAAGCTATCCGGTCTCGCGTTCTGGTGCTGCGTCTCTTGGGTGGAAGCAAGCTTGTTGGATTTGCTCGGACGGATCGAAGGGCGCCCGATCGGCGATCTGTTGGGCGCCGTCATTCGGGACGAAGTGCCGATCTACGTCGCCAGCGGGAATCGGGGGACGACGCCGGAGGAAGAGATCGAGGTGCTGCAGGGCAGGATGGCGGAGACCGGCGCTCGGGCCGTGAAGTTCAAGATCGGCGGGCGCATGAGCCGCAATGCGGATTCGATCAGCGGGCGTTCGGAGCGGCTGATCGCCTTGGCGCGGAAGACGCTGGGCGACGAGATCGCCATCCACGCCGACGGGAACGGCTCCTACGACCCAGACTTCGCCATTGAATACGGCCATTTGCTCGAGGACATCGGCGCCTTCTTCTATGAGGAGCCTTGTCCATTCGATCATCTCGAGGAAACGCTCGCCGTCGCGAACGCGCTGGACATTCCGCTGGCGTTCGGCGAACAAGAGACGAGCCTGCGCCGGTTTCGCTGGATCGTCGAGCGCGACGCGGCGCAGGTGATGCAGCCGGATCTGCAATATAACGGCGGCTTTATCCGGACGACCCGCGTCGCCCGCATGGCGGCGCTCAAGGGCATCCCCGTCACGCCGCACATCTCGAGCGGCTTCGGGTACGCCTATATGCTTCACTTCGCCTCGTACATCCCGAATCTCGGCGCCTTCCAGGAGCTGAAATCGGGCGTCGCGGAAACCGGCGGCTTGTTCGACCCGATGCTGCAGGTGCAGGACGGCGTGATGAAGACGCCCCGCGGTCCCGGCCTCGGCCTGGACGAAAGCGTCGTTCGCGGGATGCTGCGGCACGCGCATACGTTGTGGTAG
- a CDS encoding NAD-dependent malic enzyme produces the protein MAIHTNIICRVEIDKSKITFGEIATAINGAGGDIIAVDVIQAGKLKTIRDITVQLNIEMHQKLIHAIQSLEGIHIIHVSDSTFLAHLGGKIQVVPKVPIKNREDLSRVYTPGVARVCTAIVEDPTKVYTLTSKRNTVAVVTDGTAVLGLGDIGPEAAMPVMEGKAMLFKQLADVDAFPICLQTKDTEEIINIVKGISPTFGGINLEDISSPRCFEIERRLQEELNIPVFHDDQHGTAVVLLAGLINALRLVEKSIRDIKVVVCGVGAAGAACIEMLLVAGVRNLVAVDRCGALVPNTTYDHPTLDRIASKTNPDYEEGSLSEVISGADVFIGVSGPGVLKAEDIKRMAKDPIVFAMANPEPEIDPEVAEPLVRVLATGRSDFPNQINNVLCFPGIFRGALDCRATRINEEMKLAAARAIASIVTDAELNEHYIIPSIFNDKVVSSVREAVMEAAVKSGVAKRIPRELQSHEELTAIT, from the coding sequence ATGGCCATTCATACGAATATTATTTGCCGGGTAGAAATTGATAAATCGAAAATCACCTTCGGCGAAATTGCAACAGCCATTAACGGTGCCGGCGGCGATATCATTGCGGTTGACGTGATTCAAGCCGGGAAGCTCAAGACGATCCGCGACATTACCGTTCAATTGAATATAGAAATGCATCAAAAATTGATACATGCCATACAATCGCTTGAAGGTATACACATCATCCATGTTTCCGACAGCACCTTCTTGGCCCATTTGGGCGGTAAAATTCAAGTAGTCCCTAAGGTGCCTATCAAAAATCGCGAGGATCTCTCACGCGTGTACACTCCAGGCGTTGCTAGGGTTTGCACAGCGATCGTCGAGGATCCGACAAAGGTGTACACCTTAACCTCCAAGCGGAACACGGTGGCCGTCGTCACGGACGGCACGGCCGTTCTCGGGTTAGGCGACATTGGACCTGAAGCCGCAATGCCGGTTATGGAAGGGAAAGCGATGCTGTTTAAACAGCTGGCCGACGTCGATGCGTTCCCGATCTGTCTGCAAACGAAGGATACGGAGGAAATCATCAACATCGTTAAGGGAATTTCCCCTACGTTCGGCGGGATCAATCTTGAGGATATCAGTTCCCCCCGCTGCTTTGAGATCGAACGCAGATTGCAGGAGGAGTTGAATATCCCCGTATTTCACGACGACCAGCACGGTACCGCCGTCGTCCTGCTTGCCGGACTGATCAACGCCCTTAGATTGGTAGAGAAGTCGATTCGCGATATCAAAGTTGTCGTCTGCGGCGTGGGCGCGGCCGGGGCAGCTTGCATAGAAATGCTTCTAGTTGCAGGGGTGCGCAATTTGGTAGCGGTTGACCGCTGCGGAGCGCTCGTCCCGAACACGACTTACGATCACCCGACGCTTGATCGGATCGCCTCCAAGACGAACCCTGATTATGAGGAGGGATCGTTGAGCGAAGTCATATCCGGCGCCGATGTGTTCATAGGCGTATCCGGTCCCGGAGTCCTCAAAGCCGAAGATATCAAAAGGATGGCCAAAGACCCGATCGTGTTCGCGATGGCCAACCCCGAACCGGAGATCGACCCGGAAGTGGCAGAGCCGTTGGTTCGCGTGCTTGCTACAGGGAGAAGCGATTTTCCGAACCAGATCAACAATGTCCTATGTTTTCCCGGAATTTTCCGCGGGGCCCTAGATTGTCGAGCCACACGTATCAATGAAGAGATGAAGCTTGCGGCGGCCAGAGCCATCGCCTCGATCGTGACCGACGCAGAGTTGAATGAACACTATATCATCCCCAGTATTTTCAACGATAAAGTAGTTTCTTCCGTCAGGGAGGCCGTGATGGAGGCAGCAGTAAAATCGGGCGTAGCCAAACGGATTCCTCGGGAGCTGCAATCCCACGAAGAACTTACAGCTATTACCTAA
- a CDS encoding FAD-binding oxidoreductase: MKAAFPGLAMEPGRMNDWLGNGGHVHVYPTSEEEIAALLKYAHERGKSVSVQGNGSKRGFGGLKESFDILLSLSKYTGIVEHTVGDMTVTVKAGTPFYELQAFLREHRQQVSLDPALPRLSTVGGVIASNDSGPKRLGYGSARDVVLGLRVVYPDGTVIRTGGKVVKNVAGYDMNKLFIGSMGTIGVITEITFKLRPLPKFESLVLVSFQDHHTEELRSFAVEQLDSMLEPTAFELLNPSLAERLIGRRQPTLAISFEDVESAVVYQEQKLTRAVPKTAHVTVLRNEELARFWNQLYSMVPNGLEAPSPTAEIEAALKIGVKNMDVLQVLEDCSAVADRHRLTAYAHGGVGHGLCHTVLKGAAGDVQAAIQELRNAVGKLKGYVIVKHIPLSLRRNINVWGETPDTFFLLEGIKTKIDPRRVLNDKRYIGGI, translated from the coding sequence ATGAAAGCCGCGTTCCCTGGGTTGGCCATGGAACCCGGCCGGATGAACGACTGGTTAGGAAACGGCGGTCATGTGCATGTGTATCCGACATCGGAGGAAGAAATCGCAGCGCTGCTCAAGTATGCGCATGAGCGGGGCAAGTCGGTATCGGTGCAAGGCAATGGGTCCAAGCGCGGGTTCGGCGGATTGAAGGAATCGTTCGATATTTTGCTGTCGTTATCCAAATATACCGGCATCGTAGAGCATACCGTGGGCGACATGACCGTAACCGTAAAAGCCGGAACGCCTTTTTACGAGCTGCAGGCTTTTTTAAGGGAGCACCGGCAGCAGGTATCGCTTGACCCGGCGCTGCCGCGCTTGTCTACGGTTGGCGGAGTAATCGCTTCCAATGATAGTGGTCCGAAGCGCCTTGGGTACGGCTCGGCCCGGGATGTCGTTCTTGGGCTGCGGGTCGTTTACCCCGATGGAACCGTGATTCGTACCGGCGGGAAGGTCGTTAAAAATGTTGCCGGCTATGATATGAATAAATTGTTTATTGGGTCGATGGGGACGATTGGCGTCATCACGGAGATTACCTTCAAGCTGCGGCCTTTACCGAAATTCGAAAGTTTGGTTTTAGTGTCGTTCCAAGACCATCATACGGAGGAGCTGCGCTCGTTCGCGGTCGAACAACTGGACTCCATGTTGGAACCGACTGCTTTCGAATTGTTAAATCCTTCGTTAGCCGAACGATTGATCGGCCGAAGACAGCCGACGCTTGCCATCAGCTTCGAAGATGTAGAGAGCGCCGTCGTTTATCAGGAACAGAAATTGACTCGAGCAGTGCCGAAGACAGCGCATGTTACCGTGTTGCGGAATGAAGAGCTTGCCCGATTTTGGAACCAATTGTACAGCATGGTTCCTAATGGGCTCGAGGCGCCGTCTCCGACGGCGGAAATCGAGGCTGCTTTAAAAATCGGCGTGAAAAATATGGATGTACTTCAAGTGTTGGAAGATTGCTCGGCGGTTGCGGATCGGCATCGTTTGACCGCGTATGCGCACGGCGGCGTTGGGCACGGGTTATGTCATACGGTGTTAAAAGGAGCAGCGGGCGACGTGCAAGCCGCCATCCAGGAGCTGCGCAATGCGGTAGGGAAGCTGAAAGGTTACGTCATCGTAAAGCATATTCCATTATCCCTGCGTCGAAACATTAACGTTTGGGGAGAGACCCCGGATACCTTCTTCTTGCTTGAAGGCATTAAGACCAAGATCGACCCCCGGCGTGTCTTGAACGATAAGAGGTATATTGGAGGGATTTGA